CTATATCTAACGATATAGAAATCTCCTATTATTTAGCTATTTTTTATTTTTTGTAATCTACCAGCTGAGTAGTTACATTGCAGCTTTGTACTCTTATTTTATTTTTAGAGAAAACCTTACTTTTCAAGAAATTTTTGGTATTTTAATTGTCTTAATAGGAATATATCTAGCTAAAATAGGAAATAAT
The sequence above is drawn from the Cetobacterium sp. ZOR0034 genome and encodes:
- a CDS encoding EamA family transporter; translated protein: MYQLSSYIAALYSYFIFRENLTFQEIFGILIVLIGIYLAKIGNNN